A window of Komagataella phaffii GS115 chromosome 1, complete sequence contains these coding sequences:
- a CDS encoding putative rhomboid protease, has similarity to eukaryotic rhomboid proteases including Pcp1p produces MSLSYPVLLSKFSELFHLGGKYPPALVSGLVIFLISFYIVGVFTSLRSSLALDPWALYHLNLNKISLYPLVHSSFLHLFFNIFALISPLSLYERSNGTVHTGVVLNVLAVVTALPYCVLGMVFFPKVSVVGASAWCFSFFGYYSYLQSLSYPTFKVQDYEIPTIATPFILLVASALIFPGSSFIGHLLGLLSGFALAKGYLKPLIEPSSKVISWLEERLEKYIDMIPLVDYYKEKNVQRQFVNLNEDIETQGNILGTI; encoded by the coding sequence ATGTCTCTTTCATATCCCGTTCTCCTCTCCAAGTTTTCTGAGCTGTTTCACTTGGGAGGTAAATACCCACCAGCCCTTGTTTCCGGCCTCGTTATAtttttgatatcttttTATATCGTTGGAGTTTTCACTTCTTTGAGATCAAGTTTGGCACTTGATCCTTGGGCTCTCTATCATTTGAATCTTAACAAGATATCACTATACCCTTTGGTTCACTCATCCTTCCTCCaccttttcttcaacatttttgCTTTGATCTCTCCACTGTCGTTATATGAAAGATCGAATGGTACAGTTCATACAGGAGTGGTCCTCAACGTTTTGGCAGTTGTTACTGCATTGCCTTACTGTGTTTTAGGAATGGTATTTTTCCCCAAAGTTAGTGTAGTAGGAGCATCTGCTTGGTGCTTTTCATTCTTTGGTTATTATTCTTATTTGCAGAGTCTCAGTTATCCCACTTTCAAAGTACAAGATTATGAGATTCCTACCATCGCAACACCGTTTATATTACTGGTGGCGTCAGCTCTGATCTTCCCAGGATCAAGCTTCATTGGACACCTCTTAGGGCTACTTTCTGGTTTCGCACTTGCTAAGGGTTATCTGAAACCCCTTATTGAACCTTCTTCTAAGGTGATTTCGTGGCTCGAAGAGAGATTAGAGAAGTATATTGATATGATCCCACTAGTTGACTATTataaggaaaagaatgTACAACGGCAATTCGTTAATTTGAATGAAGACATCGAGACACAAGGTAACATTTTAGGAACTATTTGA
- a CDS encoding Homoserine dehydrogenase (L-homoserine:NADP oxidoreductase), dimeric enzyme, translating to MSPAINIAIIGAGIVGSAFINQLRSVSSLFDFNVIYLAKSKSALISYDFKPLNLANWKADLDNSSLNPLTVEELLKFLKNSPLPAILVDNTSSADVAFAYPQFVSNGISVATPNKKAFSGDLNLWSEIFKASGEPNGGLVYHEATVGAGLPVISTINDLVNTGDKIEKIEGIFSGSLSYIFNRFSTTKPNDIKFSEIVSKAKELGYTEPDPRDDLSGLDVARKVTILARLSGFNVKSPDSFPVDSLVPQELETLETSDEFLSRLHEFDSQVGHLKEQAASEGKVLRFVGTVDFPNNKVSVGFGKYDASHPFASLQGSDNVISIKTERYQNPLIIQGAGAGAEVTAAGVLADVIKIGQRISKL from the coding sequence ATGTCCCCTGCAATCAACATCGCCATTATCGGAGCAGGTATTGTCGGTTCTGCGTTCATTAATCAGTTGAGGAGCGTATCGTCTTTGTTCGACTTTAACGTTATTTATTTGGCTAAAAGCAAAAGTGCCTTGATCTCTTATGATTTCAAACCGTTGAATCTAGCCAATTGGAAAGCAGACTTGGACAATAGCTCATTAAATCCCTTGACGGtggaagaacttttgaaattcttgaaaaattcacCTTTACCAGCAATTTTAGTTGATAACACTTCTAGTGCTGACGTTGCGTTTGCGTACCCCCAATTTGTCTCTAACGGTATTTCAGTTGCAACTCCTAACAAGAAAGCATTTTCCGGGGACCTAAATTTATGGAgtgaaatattcaaagcTTCTGGAGAACCCAATGGTGGGCTAGTATATCACGAGGCTACTGTCGGAGCCGGTTTGCCGGTTATTAGTACTATCAATGATCTGGTCAACACTGGAGATaagattgaaaagattgaaggAATTTTTTCCGGATCTCTATCCTATATCTTCAATCGCTTCTCTACTACAAAGCCAAATGATATTAAGTTTTCTGAAATTGTGTCCAAAGCCAAGGAGCTGGGTTACACTGAGCCAGACCCTAGAGACGACCTCTCCGGGTTGGATGTTGCTAGAAAAGTCACCATTTTAGCCAGGTTATCTGGCTTTAATGTGAAATCTCCTGATTCATTCCCTGTTGACTCTTTAGTTCCCCAGGAGcttgaaactttggagaCGAGCGAtgaatttctttcaagattGCATGAGTTTGACTCCCAAGTGGGGCACCTAAAGGAACAAGCTGCTTCCGAGGGCAAGGTATTGCGTTTTGTTGGAACTGTAGACTTCCCCAACAACAAGGTCTCAGTTGGTTTTGGAAAGTATGACGCTTCGCACCCCTTTGCTTCTCTTCAAGGGTCGGATAACGTCATCTCTATCAAAACAGAGAGATACCAGAACCCTTTGATTATTCAGGGTGCAGGTGCAGGTGCCGAAGTAACTGCTGCTGGTGTGTTAGCCGATGTTATTAAGATTGGGCAACGGATTTCTAAGTTGTAA
- a CDS encoding Putative mannosyltransferase involved in protein glycosylation → MMISLTKRFTKLAIFGSLSFILTTAGLWLYWDAIQYMMTSGKIPTLDFQFEDFMNRHDDIVDDMMKKYDKIMKAEVKEPNVGNLVYAPESLVDYGRENATLLMLVRNKELRTALQAIETVESQFNHKFQYPYVFLNDKEFTDKFKSTITEKVSGQVFFETIDKVTWDRPDWIDSAKESERIKVMRKYNVGYADKLSYHNMCRYYSRGFYNHPRLQQFKYYWRFEPGTHYHTSIDYDVFKFMSANDKTYGFVISLYDTERSIETLWPETLKFIEQNPQFVNKNAAWDWLTEKKQNPQKTRIANGYSTCHFWSNFEIGDMDFFRSEAYTKWVNHLDATGGFYYERWGDAPVHSIGATLFQDKSKVHWFRDIGYYHAPYYQCPNSPQSDGKCEVGKFSFPNLSDQNCLINWIEMVADNELSMY, encoded by the coding sequence atgatgatctCCCTTACGAAAAGGTTTACCAAGTTGgcaatctttggaagtttATCTTTCATACTTACTACAGCAGGATTATGGCTGTACTGGGATGCCATCCAGTATATGATGACATCTGGCAAAATTCCAACTTTAGACTTTCAATTCGAAGACTTTATGAATAGACATGatgatattgttgatgatatgatgaagaaatatGACAAAATCATGAAAGCGGAGGTCAAAGAACCTAATGTTGGCAATTTGGTTTATGCACCAGAAAGTCTGGTTGATTATGGACGTGAGAATGCCACATTGCTAATGTTGGTTAGAAACAAAGAACTCAGGACTGCTCTACAGGCAATTGAAACGGTGGAAAGCCAATTTAATCACAAATTTCAGTATCCATACGTttttttgaatgataaAGAATTTACTGACAAGTTCAAAAGCACCATaactgaaaaagtttcaggGCAAGTATTCTTTGAAACGATTGACAAAGTAACCTGGGACAGACCTGACTGGATAGATTCTGCCAAGGAGTCAGAGAGAATTAAGGTCATGAGAAAATACAATGTTGGCTACGCTGATAAGTTGTCCTACCATAACATGTGTCGATACTATAGTCGGGGTTTTTATAACCATCCTAGGTTGCAACAATTCAAATACTACTGGAGATTTGAACCTGGCACACATTATCATACTTCCATCGATTATGATGTATTCAAATTTATGTCAGCAAATGATAAGACGTATGGGTTTGTTATTAGTTTGTACGATACAGAACGATCGATCGAGACATTATGGCCTGAGACATTGAAGTTTATTGAACAGAATCCTCAATTTGTCAACAAAAACGCTGCTTGGGACTGGTTaacagaaaagaaacaaaatccTCAAAAAACTAGAATTGCGAATGGCTACTCTACCTGTCATTTCTGGTCCAACTTCGAAATAGGCGATATGGACTTTTTTCGAAGTGAAGCGTACACCAAATGGGTGAACCACCTCGATGCAACAGGAGGATTCTATTACGAAAGATGGGGAGATGCACCAGTGCATTCAATAGGGGCGACTCTATTTCAAGACAAATCCAAAGTTCACTGGTTCCGAGATATCGGTTATTACCATGCTCCCTATTATCAATGTCCCAATAGCCCTCAGTCGGATGGAAAATGCGAGGTTGGCAAATTCAGTTTCCCAAACCTCAGTGATCAAAATTGTCTGATCAATTGGATTGAAATGGTAGCGGACAATGAACTAAGCATGTATTAA
- a CDS encoding RNA-dependent ATPase RNA helicase (DEIH box), which translates to MSDQNDFKKYKYEEMSNKVTHVDRRFLNETGSHNNEISSVPETIKGRISYRDIGSKVSRESISEKERTQIQRGDLELSESSSFFLSSDVNEGRRLVQTTDFESLSYYPRTEQTRESYMKILTWTSKYFDSDISEDILRSGVDLMLEILHTDLDGKKNRCEEILDRPISKDDFYELSKLSEQLTDYSKETEENEINNNGGVAIELDDNDGNFKENYNNELKIATDENGQQYDNLSDSDATQLKESSSYFTDGFVEAQIIKPERNLANNDLLIPEFHKIDQFWLRNQVAKLYPSAQSHEHTTMTQSLIGLMKRFMQENISSRSFVSELLQLLGQSNLKFVHEMVQNSPYIYYSMQLNNASEEDVPKILNEVSNRKLEFLVAQYNEYTQKFYSPASKKRRLESLPEKLTTDFTQREPRLIDLQTLVFDQGSHLMTTNKVNLPNGSFKRVKKSYEEFHIPAPEPPTMGSDERLVSISELPNWAQQAFPNSETLTLNRIQSKVYPIAFKEDENILLCAPTGSGKTNVALLTILRTISKFRNQDTGTLALNKFKIVYIAPLKALVQEQVREFQRRFDSFGIKVGELTGDSNLTKHQIKSTQILVTTPEKWDIITRKMSDISYVRLVRLLIIDEIHLLHDERGPVIESIVSRSIRNDEISGNEPVRLVGLSATLPNFNDVATFLRVDESKGLFYFDGSYRPCPLAQQFVGILEKKALKRYQAMNQACLDKVIDNLQGDHQIIVFVHSRVDTAKTARYLMENLSACNKLDLLQKTDLGSKEILREESKSFSSEDLRNLVVSGIGIHHAGLNKQDRSLVEDLFADGYVQVLVSTATLAWGVNLPAHTVIIKGTSVYSPEKGVWSQLAPQDILQMLGRAGRPRYDKTGEGIIITVQEEVQYYLAILNQQLPIESQLMSKIHDCLNSEIVLGTVTSRQEAVSWFSYSYLFVRMLRSPALYHVGPEYSQDKTLLEMRLDICHSALTQLQKNGLISFDPLSGKVWPNYLGRISSYFYIDHSTISLFNKFLKPYSTDIDLLRIFSQSSEFRFIPVRLDEKLELKRILQSIPIPVKDTAENPLTKVNILLQCYISHLKLEGFAIVQDMIYITQSASRILRAIHEIALKKRWATVSKYSLELYKMVNKRMWLSSSPFRQFPNVHPEIIRKSESSVLPWSYYLGLTESSEMAQAIRSEKLGLATLKLVKQFPKLTMNANFQPITHSLMRIEVVIYPEWEWNVSLHGFAESFLLLVEDCNGERILFCDTIVIKKQYIKEEHIVEFTVPILEPSEPNYFITLVSENWLQCEYKIPLMLTHLKRPKKYRPPTPLEEVPLIPVHNLNLPECRTVFDFEFFNKFQTRVFNSVFETDASALICANKGCGKTVIAELALLRLWCSGNGRAIYVSPCDATIAKIYKIWRRKFKSVAGGKVIKVLTGELNSDLKLLSISDVILATPAHLDQLCRRWKNRSVVQSIELVVADDCHTVGNGYNGFIYEVALSRIRIMAIQLSKPIRIVGLSNPLARADDFGSWLGVEIDHNYNFDSKERIAPLEIEIKSSDIKENHSMILAMLKIGFQAISDKFGSSVVFLPDTELCFEVGQELLTLFRKRNYNGSSQKFQPPVDSKHLAGIRDVRLKHLISQGIGILYQGIAGNDQNTIENLYELGCLKVIICSRDVVSLAPPCDFACVMGTQFYEGREHRYIDYSISDILEMVGVSSLQALIVTNSGKLDYYTKFLSEPLPVESHLSLFLTDAFVNEISCQVVRNRQDCIDWLTYTFFYRRLQLNPSYYGVTDVSSVGLSEYLSELVETTVNELTESQMIEFQEVDDDEIKDVVEIVPLTATMIASYYNVCFSTMQTFILSLSPKTKLKGMLEIVASAAEFDSIPVRKHEEGILNRLYDQVPIKCSTGASIESPRVKALILIQAHFSRTKLTPELHYDQQFVLRKMLNLVYTCVDILSGEGHLNAITAMDLSQMVVQGIWKNESPLKQIPFFDNAALLRRCQEARVETIFDIMSMEDDERDNLLKLSNAQLQKVAEFVNKFPNVDIDYELDITEGTIIVDEEREIIVTLTRDEQPEDLTVISSVYPYTKTENWWLVIGCSHSKELYGIKRTRISKQQEQVKVTFSVPSPGSHEITLWCMCDSYMDADKEVSFELRVEDNQIRI; encoded by the coding sequence ATGTCTGACCAAAatgatttcaagaaatatAAATACGAGGAAATGTCGAATAAGGTGACTCATGTGGATCGAAGATTCCTGAATGAAACTGGATCGCATAACAACGAAATAAGTTCTGTCCCTGAAACcatcaaaggaagaatctCGTATCGAGATATTGGTTCGAAAGtttcaagagaaagtaTTTCTGAGAAGGAAAGGACCCAAATTCAAAGAGGAGACTTAGAGTTGAGtgaatcttcttcgtttttcctttcttcgGATGTTAACGAAGGGCGACGTTTGGTACAAACTACGGACTTTGAGTCTTTATCTTACTATCCAAGAACAGAACAGACTAGAGAGTCTTATATGAAAATCTTAACATGGACGTCGAAGTACTTTGACAGTGACATTTCAGAAGACATACTGAGATCGGGGGTTGACTTGATGCTTGAAATTTTGCATACTGATCTAGATGGCAAGAAGAATAGATGCGAAGAAATCTTGGATCGACCCATATCTAAAGACGATTTTTATGAATTGTCAAAACTAAGTGAGCAGTTGACTGACTACTCCAAAGAAACagaggaaaatgaaatcAATAACAATGGCGGTGTTGCTATTGAACTGGACGATAATGATGGTAACTTTAAAGAAAATTATAATAACGAGCTTAAAATTGCCACTGATGAGAACGGTCAGCAATACGACAATTTGAGTGATAGTGATGCTACACAGTTGAAAGAGTCTAGTTCTTACTTCACAGATGGTTTTGTTGAAGCCCAAATTATCAAACCCGAAAGAAATCTAGCAAACAACGATCTTTTGATCCCAGAGTTTCATAAAATTGACCAGTTTTGGTTAAGGAATCAAGTCGCCAAATTATATCCATCTGCACAGTCACACGAGCATACGACGATGACCCAATCATTGATTGGATTGATGAAGCGTTTCATGCAGGAAAATATATCATCAAGGAGTTTTGTATCAGAATTACTTCAGCTCTTGGGGCAAAGTAACTTAAAGTTTGTTCACGAGATGGTTCAGAATTCTCCATACATATACTATAGCATGCAGCTGAATAATGCATCAGAGGAGGATGTGCCAAAGATATTGAATGAGGTAAGTAACagaaaacttgaattttTGGTTGCCCAGTATAATGAATATACTCAAAAGTTTTACAGTCCTGCTTCTAAAAAGAGAAGACTTGAATCTTTACCCGAAAAACTAACAACTGATTTTACTCAAAGAGAGCCTAGGCTGATAGATCTTCAGACACTGGTATTTGATCAGGGTTCGCACTTAATGACAACAAATAAAGTCAACCTTCCTAATGGGTCATTCAAAAGAGTGAAAAAATCTTACGAAGAGTTTCATATTCCTGCTCCTGAACCTCCCACAATGGGCTCAGATGAAAGACTTGTTTCTATTTCTGAGCTACCTAATTGGGCTCAGCAGGCATTTCCAAACTCTGAGACCTTAACTTTGAATAGAATTCAATCAAAAGTTTACCCAATTGCTTTtaaagaagatgagaacATATTACTGTGTGCTCCTACTGGTTCGGGAAAAACTAATGTTGCTTTATTGACAATTTTACGAACCATATCAAAGTTTAGAAATCAAGACACTGGAACGCTTGCATTGAACAAGTTTAAAATTGTTTATATTGCACCATTAAAAGCTCTAGTCCAAGAACAAGTTAGGGAATTTCAGAGAAGATTTGATTCGTTTGGAATCAAAGTTGGCGAGTTAACTGGAGACTCCAATTTAACAAAACATCAAATTAAGTCTACTCAAATTCTGGTTACAACGCCTGAAAAGTGGGATATCATTACAAGAAAGATGTCAGATATTTCGTATGTACGTTTAGTGCGGCTACTAattattgatgaaatcCACTTGCTGCATGATGAAAGAGGTCCTGTAATCGAAAGCATAGTTTCAAGATCAATTCGTAATGACGAGATATCAGGAAATGAACCAGTAAGATTGGTTGGTCTTTCCGCCACTTTGCCCAACTTTAATGATGTCGCCACTTTTTTGAGAGTTGATGAAAGCAAAGGTTTATTCTACTTTGATGGGTCTTACCGCCCCTGCCCCCTGGCTCAGCAATTTGTGGGTATTCTAGAAAAAAAGGCGTTGAAGCGATATCAAGCGATGAACCAGGCTTGCCTTGATAAGGTGATAGATAATCTTCAAGGGGATCACCAAATTATTGTTTTTGTGCACTCAAGGGTAGACACAGCTAAAACGGCAAGATATCTAATGGAAAATTTAAGTGCGTGCAATAAGTTAGaccttctccaaaaaaCAGATCTCGGCTCAAAAGAAATTCTCAGGGAAGAATCAAAGTCTTTTAGCAGTGAAGATCTGAGAAATCTAGTTGTCTCAGGAATCGGCATTCATCATGCCGGATTGAACAAGCAAGATCGTTCTTTGGTAGAAGATTTATTTGCAGATGGATATGTTCAGGTTTTAGTTTCCACGGCGACGTTAGCTTGGGGTGTGAATCTTCCTGCTCATACTGTTATAATTAAGGGGACATCTGTTTATTCCCCTGAGAAGGGAGTTTGGTCTCAGCTTGCTCCTCAAgacattcttcaaatgcttGGAAGAGCCGGCAGGCCTCGTTACGATAAGACTGGTGAAGGAATAATAATAACAGTCCAGGAAGAAGTTCAATACTACTTGGCAATTTTAAACCAACAGCTACCGATTGAATCCCAACTCATGAGTAAGATACATGATTGCTTAAATTCTGAGATCGTCTTAGGAACAGTAACCTCACGACAGGAAGCGGTTTCGTGGTTTTCTTACTCTTACCTATTTGTTCGTATGCTTCGATCTCCTGCGTTGTATCATGTGGGCCCTGAATACAGTCAAGACAAAACTCTGCTGGAAATGAGATTGGACATATGTCATTCGGCTCTCACCCAGCTGCAAAAGAATGGATTGATATCATTTGACCCTTTATCCGGAAAAGTCTGGCCCAATTACTTAGGGAGAATCTCATCCTACTTCTATATTGACCACAGTACCATAtctcttttcaacaagtttCTAAAACCATATTCTACTGATATTGATCTACTAAGAATATTCAGTCAATCTTCTGAATTTAGATTTATTCCTGTGAGATtagatgaaaaactggagCTGAAAAGGATTTTACAAAGCATCCCCATTCCTGTGAAGGATACAGCAGAGAATCCACTCACTAAGGTCAATATTTTATTACAGTGTTATATATCTCATTTGAAACTGGAAGGTTTTGCAATAGTTCAGGATATGATCTATATCACCCAGTCTGCTTCCAGAATTCTTAGAGCTATTCACGAAATAGCTCTAAAGAAGAGGTGGGCTACAGTTTCAAAGTATTCTTTGGAGTTGTATAAAATGGTCAACAAACGAATGTGGCTTTCAAGCTCTCCCTTCCGCCAGTTTCCTAATGTTCATCCAGAGATAATTAGAAAAAGCGAAAGCTCTGTTCTTCCTTGGAGCTATTACCTGGGATTGACTGAATCTTCTGAAATGGCACAGGCTATTCGAAGCGAAAAGCTTGGGCTTGCAACTTTAAAGCTGGTCAAACagtttccaaagttgaCTATGAATGCCAATTTTCAACCAATTACCCATTCATTGATGCGAATTGAAGTGGTCATCTATCCCGAATGGGAATGGAATGTCTCCTTACATGGGTTTGCAGAATCGTTTTTGCTACTTGTTGAGGATTGCAATGGCGAAAGGATTCTTTTTTGTGACACAATAGtgataaagaaacaatACATCAAAGAGGAGCATATCGTTGAATTTACTGTTCCAATCCTGGAGCCCTCAGAACCCAATTATTTTATTACTCTagtttctgaaaattgGCTTCAATGTGAATATAAGATTCCCTTAATGTTGACACACTTGAAACGTCCAAAGAAATATCGACCCCCCACGCCACTAGAAGAAGTGCCTTTGATTCCTGTTCACAACTTAAATTTACCTGAGTGCAGGACTGTCTTTGATTTcgaatttttcaataagTTTCAAACTCGAGTATTCAATTCAGTTTTTGAGACCGACGCAAGTGCCCTTATTTGTGCCAATAAGGGGTGCGGAAAAACTGTAATTGCTGAGCTAGCCCTTCTTCGACTTTGGTGCTCTGGTAACGGAAGAGCCATATATGTTTCACCCTGTGACGCAACAATTGCTAAGATTTATAAAATCTGGAGGAGGAAGTTCAAGTCTGTTGCCGGCGGAAAGGTCATCAAAGTGCTTACTGGTGAATTAAACTCCGATCTAAAATTGTTGTCCATTTCGGATGTAATATTGGCAACACCGGCGCATTTAGACCAACTTTGCCGACGATGGAAGAATAGAAGTGTTgttcaatcaattgaacTAGTAGTTGCCGATGATTGCCATACTGTTGGGAATGGCTATAATGGATTCATTTACGAAGTTGCCTTATCCAGGATTCGAATAATGGCAATCCAGTTATCCAAACCTATTCGAATTGTAGGTCTGAGCAACCCCCTTGCTAGGGCTGACGACTTTGGAAGTTGGTTAGGAGTAGAGATAGATCACAACTACAATTTTGACTCGAAGGAAAGGATTGCACCTTTGGAGATAGAGATAAAATCCTCAGATATTAAAGAGAACCATTCGATGATTCTTGCAATGCTGAAGATTGGATTTCAGGCCATTTCGGACAAGTTTGGTAGCTCTGTTGTCTTTCTACCCGATACAGAACTTTGTTTCGAAGTCGGTCAAGAGCTTTTGACATTATTTAGAAAGCGAAATTACAATGGAAGCTCTCAGAAGTTTCAACCCCCAGTTGACTCAAAACACTTGGCTGGCATCCGAGATGTAAGGCTAAAGCACTTAATCTCTCAAGGCATTGGGATTTTATATCAAGGGATAGCTGGCAATGATCAGAATACGATAGAGAACTTGTATGAATTAGGCTGTTTGAAAGTTATCATATGCTCTCGAGACGTTGTCTCATTGGCGCCACCTTGTGACTTTGCATGCGTTATGGGTACTCAATTTTATGAAGGGAGAGAACACAGATACATCGACTATTCAATATCAGATATACTCGAAATGGTCGGTGTCTCGTCTTTGCAAGCCCTGATTGTTACTAATTCTGGAAAATTGGATTACTATACAAAATTTCTCAGTGAACCCCTACCAGTGGAGAGCCACCTTTCCCTCTTCCTAACTGATGCGTTTGTCAATGAAATAAGCTGTCAGGTGGTTAGAAACAGACAAGATTGTATTGATTGGCTTACCTATACGTTCTTTTACAGACGATTACAGTTAAATCCGTCGTACTATGGTGTGACCGATGTTTCTAGTGTAGGCTTATCTGAGTATTTATCAGAACTGGTGGAAACTACGGTGAATGAATTAACTGAATCTCAGATGATTGAGTTTCAAGAAgtagatgatgatgaaattaAGGATGTTGTTGAGATTGTACCACTAACGGCAACAATGATTGCCTCCTACTACAATGTCTGTTTCTCTACTATGCAAACATTCATCCTATCACTTTCACCGAAAACGAAATTGAAAGGGATGTTGGAGATTGTGGCATCTGCCGCAGAGTTTGATTCAATACCAGTTAGAAAACATGAAGAGGGTATCCTGAACCGGCTTTACGATCAAGTCCCAATCAAGTGTAGTACTGGTGCAAGCATTGAGTCCCCTCGAGTAAAAGCCCTAATTTTAATACAAGCGCACTTTTCAAGGACTAAATTGACTCCTGAGCTGCATTATGATCAACAATTTGTGCTCAGAAAAATGTTAAACTTGGTATATACTTGTGTGGACATTTTATCGGGGGAAGGACACTTGAATGCCATAACAGCTATGGACCTCTCTCAGATGGTAGTCCAGGggatttggaagaatgaAAGTCCCCTGAAGCAGATACCATTTTTCGATAACGCCGCTTTATTGCGCCGTTGCCAAGAGGCGAGAGTGGAAACTATATTTGATATCATGTCCATGGAAGACGATGAGCGAgacaatttgttgaagctATCCAATGCGCAGCTCCAGAAAGTAGCTGAATTCGTGAACAAATTCCCCAATGTTGATATTGATTACGAGTTGGATATCACTGAAGGTACTATAATAGTTGACGAGGAGAGAGAAATAATAGTTACACTTACCAGAGATGAACAACCTGAGGATCTCACTGTTATTTCTTCGGTATATCCCTATACAAAAACAGAGAACTGGTGGCTCGTTATTGGTTGCTCCCATTCAAAAGAGCTTTATGGTATCAAACGTACAAGAATTTCTAAACAGCAAGAGCAAGTTAAAGTTACTTTCTCGGTTCCTTCCCCAGGATCCCACGAGATAACACTCTGGTGCATGTGTGATTCTTATATGGATGCAGATAAGGAAGTAAGCTTCGAGCTTAGAGTGGAAGATAATCAAATCCGTATATGA
- a CDS encoding uncharacterized protein (Protein of unknown function, has weak similarity to E. coli GTP-binding protein gtp1): protein MILRRQYSIKRGKQPLLGRASNNLSGGIVGLANVGKSTFFQAITKSKLGNPANYPFATISPEEARVEVTSPKLDHLQHLYGSLKKIPAYLKVVDIAGLVRGASRGEGLGNQFLGDIRQVDGLFQVVRGFRDSDVTHVEGNVDPVRDLMVVEDELLLKDMEFVESALERTKKQLRHRHQRGLAEIQLLEEESDTLNKASAWLLEGKLLSRIDANWNTSQMNILNKHNLLTAKPSVYLLNVSETDYKKRYNDFSKDVEYWVDEHSPGSSVVLVSAQYENSLALDSSSYTTESCIPPIVDEMRKCLHLISFYTCGDIESRQWTVRENTPAPDAAGVIHTDLSRTFINATVIKYDVLKSLSPPLNEKSLRSKGLLHRVGKTYLIEDGDILHFNAAKCGKR, encoded by the coding sequence ATGATTTTACGAAGGCAATATTCTATAAAAAGGGGAAAACAACCTCTTCTGGGAAGGGCCTCAAACAATCTCAGCGGTGGAATCGTCGGTCTGGCTAACGTGGGAAAATCTACCTTTTTTCAAGCCATCACAAAGTCGAAACTTGGGAACCCAGCTAATTATCCCTTCGCAACAATTTCTCCAGAGGAAGCGAGGGTGGAGGTAACATCACCAAAGTTGGATCACCTTCAACACCTTTACGGCagcttgaaaaaaattcctGCTTATTTAAAGGTTGTTGACATCGCTGGACTCGTCCGAGGAGCATCACGAGGAGAGGGTCTTGGAAACCAATTCCTAGGTGATATTCGTCAAGTTGATGGTCTATTTCAGGTGGTCAGAGGGTTTAGAGACTCGGACGTAACTCATGTCGAGGGAAACGTGGATCCTGTGCGAGACCTTATGGTTGTAGAAGATGAGCTCTTACTAAAAGATATGGAGTTTGTAGAGTCTGCTTTGGAGCGCACCAAAAAGCAACTCCGTCATCGACACCAGAGAGGTTTGGCAGAGATCCAACTCCTCGAAGAAGAGTCAGACACATTGAACAAAGCAAGTGCCTGGTTACTCGAAGGCAAACTTCTTAGTAGAATCGACGCTAATTGGAATACTTCACAGATGAATATATTGAACAAGCACAACTTGCTAACAGCTAAGCCAAGTGTGTATTTGTTGAACGTTTCAGAAACAGACTATAAAAAAAGATATAATGATTTTAGCAAGGATGTTGAATACTGGGTTGATGAACACTCACCTGGAAGTAGTGTGGTATTAGTTTCGGCTCAGTACGAGAACTCATTGGCCCTAGACTCTTCGAGTTATACAACGGAATCATGTATTCCACCTATAGTTGATGAAATGCGAAAATGCTTACACTTGATTAGCTTCTATACCTGTGGAGATATTGAATCTCGTCAATGGACTGTCCGTGAAAATACCCCTGCTCCAGATGCTGCTGGAGTGATTCACACTGATCTTAGCCGAACTTTTATCAACGCTACAGTGATCAAGTATGATGTTTTGAAGTCTCTCAGCCCACccttgaatgaaaaatcaCTCCGTTCGAAGGGCTTGCTACACCGAGTTGGAAAAACATACTTGATTGAAGATGGTGATATTTTACATTTCAACGCTGCCAAGTGCGGAAAGCGGTGA